A genomic segment from Nicotiana tabacum cultivar K326 chromosome 9, ASM71507v2, whole genome shotgun sequence encodes:
- the LOC142163856 gene encoding uncharacterized protein LOC142163856 has translation MDSGCSKYMTGNIFDFLSLKALQGGSVYFGNGKKVYILGVRSIGKSLSHSIENLYYVNGLKYSLLSISQIYDKGNKVEFVSKICTVTNLVTGEMVLVAKRYKNIYVADFDSLQSGDLSCLSVVDDDA, from the coding sequence atggatagtggctgctcaaagtaCATGACTGGAAACATATTCGATTTTCTTTCACTGaaggccctgcaaggagggagtgtatacTTTGGAAATGGAAAAAAGGTATACATTCTGGGAGTTAGAAGCATTGGGAAGTCGCTCTCTCACTCTATTGAAAATTTGTATTATGTCAACGGATTGAAGTACAGCTTGTTGAGTATCTCTCAAATCTATGACAAGGGGAATAAGGTGGAGTTTGTGTCAAAGATATGCACAGTCACAAATCTTGTGACTGGAGAAATGGTGTTAGTGGCCAAGAGATACaaaaacatctatgttgctgattttgatTCCCTGCAGAGTGGTGATCTCAGTTGTCTaagtgttgttgatgatgatgcttaG